A DNA window from Paenibacillus sp. HWE-109 contains the following coding sequences:
- a CDS encoding response regulator: MLTMMIVDDEPLAVHYLTETLLELEEMEFEIVKAHSGKEALEKMEAGKVDILLTDIRMPGMSGMELADITRKRWPRCRIIFLTGYDDFSYAQTAIRKGGIDFVLKTEGDEAIIHAVEKAIQDIALEIDREEILQRSRDQLRTALPTIRRDYLLQLIHGETEVLPVRVRRFEELSIGLDASRSVLLAIGRMDEWGSFAAPADQSLLFYSVHNIAEEYLKGSLALIALPYDRNRFIWLVQPTAPADNQPLQEQALRSLAGGAELIQAACRRLLKVPVSLMLASSFCSWESLMQRIEQLKLQLAYGVGKGHEMLLTEQPNANKEELRSSRDFYDEQDLRIQLRKLELLEAYLDNGEKEACDHLFTELEDAIRLLATSSSGEALGYEAFSHLSAFLLTYINKRHLMPQLGGSFRIEELVNPFLHNNPLAAVHYLAGIGLSLADYNGLKKAERTSDMIGQIHHYVHAFLQEELSLTRLAELVYLSPPYLSRMYKQTTGQGLLDYITEVRIQRAKTLLMTSEHKIHEIAALVGLESAPYFTRLFKKITGITPQVYRDTILTG; this comes from the coding sequence ATGTTGACGATGATGATTGTTGATGACGAGCCATTGGCCGTGCACTATTTGACAGAAACATTGCTGGAACTGGAGGAAATGGAGTTTGAAATTGTCAAAGCCCACTCAGGGAAGGAAGCGCTGGAGAAAATGGAAGCCGGCAAAGTGGATATCCTGCTGACGGATATCCGGATGCCAGGGATGAGCGGAATGGAGCTTGCCGACATAACGCGAAAAAGGTGGCCGCGATGCCGCATTATCTTCCTTACGGGCTATGACGATTTCTCCTATGCGCAGACGGCGATTCGCAAAGGCGGGATTGATTTTGTTCTCAAAACGGAGGGTGATGAAGCGATTATTCACGCTGTGGAGAAGGCGATTCAGGATATTGCGCTGGAAATTGACCGCGAAGAGATTCTGCAGCGGTCCAGAGATCAGCTGCGCACAGCTTTGCCGACGATCCGCAGAGACTATTTGCTGCAGTTGATTCATGGCGAGACAGAAGTGCTGCCCGTTCGGGTTCGCCGCTTCGAGGAGCTCTCGATCGGCTTGGATGCAAGCCGCTCTGTCTTGCTCGCAATTGGACGCATGGATGAGTGGGGATCATTCGCCGCTCCTGCGGATCAATCGCTGCTGTTCTATTCCGTTCATAATATTGCCGAGGAATATTTGAAAGGGTCGCTTGCGCTCATCGCGCTGCCGTATGATCGCAATCGGTTTATTTGGCTCGTGCAGCCAACCGCTCCTGCGGACAATCAGCCGCTGCAAGAACAAGCGCTCCGTTCGCTTGCTGGTGGGGCTGAACTCATTCAGGCCGCTTGCCGTCGGCTGCTCAAGGTGCCGGTCTCCTTGATGCTGGCCTCCAGCTTCTGCAGCTGGGAGTCTTTGATGCAGCGCATAGAGCAGCTCAAGCTGCAGTTGGCCTACGGTGTAGGGAAGGGGCATGAGATGCTGCTGACGGAGCAGCCGAATGCGAACAAGGAAGAGCTGCGGTCCAGTCGTGATTTCTATGACGAGCAGGATCTGCGCATTCAATTGCGGAAGCTGGAATTACTGGAAGCATATTTGGATAACGGGGAAAAGGAAGCTTGCGATCATCTGTTTACGGAACTCGAAGATGCGATTCGCCTGCTGGCGACCAGTTCCTCTGGAGAGGCACTCGGATATGAAGCGTTCTCGCATTTATCCGCTTTTTTGCTGACGTACATCAACAAACGGCACTTGATGCCGCAGCTAGGGGGTTCGTTTCGAATCGAAGAGCTAGTGAATCCTTTTCTGCATAACAATCCGCTCGCTGCTGTGCACTATTTGGCAGGAATCGGTCTATCTCTGGCGGACTACAACGGACTAAAAAAAGCGGAGCGCACAAGCGATATGATCGGCCAAATTCATCATTACGTCCATGCCTTCTTGCAAGAAGAACTGTCGTTGACACGCCTGGCAGAGCTTGTGTATCTCAGTCCCCCTTATTTGTCGAGGATGTACAAACAGACCACAGGTCAAGGGCTGCTCGATTATATTACCGAGGTGCGCATTCAACGGGCGAAGACACTGTTAATGACAAGCGAGCATAAAATTCATGAGATTGCCGCACTCGTCGGATTGGAATCTGCCCCCTATTTTACAAGGCTGTTCAAGAAGATAACGGGCATCACTCCACAGGTGTACCGGGATACCATATTAACTGGTTAA
- a CDS encoding ABC transporter permease yields MPLHLMLIPGLAAILIFQYYPMAGIVIAFQKFMPTQGLFHSKWIGLDNFRYLLELPDFYRVLWNTIYIAFMKIVVGLVVPIVIAILLNEVRKEVFKRLIQTLVYLPHFLSWVILSGILLDVLSPKDGIVNAALRALGLPSIFFLGSNHWFPFTLVVTNEWKEFGFSTIVYLAAILGINPALYEAATMDGANRFKQILHITLPGMAPIIVLLATLSIGNVMNAGFEQVFNLYSPVVYESGDIIDTFVYRIGMVDAQYGVATAVGLFKSLVSLILISVSYVLAYRFANYRIF; encoded by the coding sequence ATGCCCTTGCATTTGATGCTCATTCCCGGATTGGCAGCAATCCTTATTTTTCAGTATTATCCGATGGCTGGCATCGTTATTGCCTTCCAGAAATTCATGCCTACGCAAGGGTTGTTTCATTCCAAATGGATCGGTTTGGATAACTTCCGTTATCTATTGGAACTGCCCGATTTCTACCGCGTGCTGTGGAATACCATTTATATTGCGTTCATGAAAATTGTTGTTGGACTCGTAGTGCCCATTGTCATTGCGATCTTGCTCAACGAGGTGCGCAAAGAAGTTTTCAAAAGGCTGATTCAGACGTTGGTGTACCTGCCGCACTTTCTATCGTGGGTCATTCTGAGCGGGATCTTGCTCGATGTGCTTTCGCCCAAAGATGGGATCGTGAATGCCGCCCTGCGCGCACTCGGCTTGCCGTCGATCTTCTTCCTCGGGAGCAATCACTGGTTTCCCTTCACGCTTGTTGTGACCAACGAGTGGAAGGAGTTTGGTTTCAGCACGATTGTGTATTTGGCCGCTATCCTGGGCATTAACCCCGCGCTTTATGAAGCAGCGACCATGGATGGCGCGAACCGGTTTAAACAAATTCTCCATATTACGCTGCCGGGAATGGCGCCCATTATCGTGCTTCTGGCTACACTCAGTATCGGCAATGTGATGAATGCGGGCTTCGAACAAGTATTTAACCTGTATAGTCCAGTGGTCTATGAAAGCGGAGATATTATCGACACCTTCGTCTATCGGATCGGTATGGTCGATGCTCAGTATGGCGTTGCGACAGCTGTTGGTTTATTCAAATCGCTTGTTTCCTTAATTCTTATCTCCGTTTCGTATGTATTGGCTTATCGCTTTGCTAACTATCGCATTTTTTGA
- a CDS encoding carbohydrate ABC transporter permease, with protein sequence MSKSASWALRSFTVVNYVFLIGISVLCVLPLIHLLAMSLSSNNAVATGSVTFWPVEFTWKSYQFIIEKPEFMTSFFISVKRVFLGVVINMVLTILVAYPLSKEAGKFKGRTIYVWIFVFTMLFSGGIIPLYMTMRSLGMLDTIWALVLTHAVPVYNVVILLNFFRALPKELEEAALIDGAGAWRTLWSVYLPLSTPSLATLTLFATVSHWNAWFDGILFMNTPVNYPLQSYLYTVVVGLDTLIKSNTDLEVLSLISDRTARAAQIFLGALPILVIYPFLQRYFTKGIILGSVKE encoded by the coding sequence ATGAGCAAGAGTGCCTCATGGGCATTAAGAAGCTTTACTGTTGTGAACTATGTGTTTCTGATTGGTATATCTGTCCTCTGCGTGCTGCCATTAATTCATTTGCTAGCGATGTCATTAAGCTCAAATAATGCGGTAGCTACGGGGTCTGTTACGTTCTGGCCTGTGGAATTTACATGGAAGTCGTACCAATTTATTATCGAGAAACCGGAATTCATGACTTCTTTTTTCATTTCAGTCAAAAGAGTGTTCCTGGGCGTGGTTATCAATATGGTTTTGACCATTCTGGTGGCCTATCCCTTGTCCAAAGAAGCTGGGAAATTCAAAGGCAGAACGATTTATGTATGGATTTTCGTCTTTACGATGCTGTTTAGCGGAGGCATTATTCCGTTATACATGACTATGCGGTCACTTGGTATGCTGGACACGATTTGGGCTTTGGTCCTTACTCATGCTGTTCCAGTCTATAATGTGGTTATTTTATTAAATTTTTTCCGTGCTTTGCCCAAGGAACTAGAGGAGGCTGCTTTAATTGATGGAGCCGGTGCTTGGCGCACATTATGGAGCGTTTACCTGCCATTGTCAACGCCTTCCTTGGCGACTCTCACCTTATTTGCCACCGTATCGCATTGGAATGCATGGTTTGACGGTATTTTATTCATGAATACGCCGGTTAACTATCCGCTTCAGAGCTATTTGTACACGGTTGTTGTTGGACTGGACACGTTAATTAAAAGCAACACCGACTTGGAAGTACTCAGTTTGATTTCTGATCGAACGGCTCGCGCAGCGCAAATATTTTTGGGCGCTTTACCGATATTGGTCATCTACCCCTTCTTGCAGCGGTATTTCACGAAAGGGATTATTTTGGGCAGTGTGAAGGAATAA
- a CDS encoding beta-galactosidase has protein sequence MGESLRIGSQLFINKDDTEEAVRAWVRSMQEHGLTVIRLFMIWEQVEPRAGEWQFGSYDACLDEASICGLKVVPTLMSVSPPGWMKLTDGPQSVSDLDDPAYQTKARGYVEKIAQRYGNHPALDSWILWNEPTRYITKSKFAMEAYARYIRENFDTIEAYNQISYTQYESFEALAADDDEGSQLNAQPFQSFAERLSWSRFSVYNMNQQLAWIRDVIRENGSSHEVHINPHNLGAEMQGGGQSIWQQSEVVDFLGCSAHPMWHSLRFPEKRWGQSVAFFADLMKSATRHPDGKFWVTELQGGLTLYSAGQAYTPSKEVIREWIWEGLGSGAKAVVFWCFNARNSGYEAGEWALLNPWGGSSPRLEAVKEAAGVIAEHQPLFDLSRSEAAHVMVLYSEASWALGAVEGTGHDPGNPRNVNMYADALAGAYLMFSDLSAEVIFINEDRLVHEGIPEAIQVFVLPNTIVLGLAEIEVLRAYVSRGGLLIADGLIGMKDRNGKLDPATMLEASQLLGAQFKDIVTDGESFSITGLHGSEWPGWFYRLPLEPLGSAEVWGRFTDGSAAMVKEECGSGGQVIRIGTNFFQHYFAKPDVRLLSLLQEHAGKRIDGTVRLANSHADLRMRTLEHPEGVILIIMNKGLETTANLSFAVAGQLKSLTKTGEASVLRVQASETLPWQIAQEDVTVLFFQQQGPRR, from the coding sequence ATGGGCGAGTCCTTGCGAATAGGCAGTCAATTATTTATTAACAAAGATGATACAGAAGAAGCGGTGAGAGCATGGGTAAGAAGCATGCAGGAACACGGTCTGACGGTGATTCGGCTGTTTATGATTTGGGAACAGGTGGAACCGCGAGCAGGGGAATGGCAATTTGGGTCCTATGATGCTTGTTTGGATGAAGCTTCAATATGTGGGCTGAAGGTCGTTCCCACGCTGATGTCGGTCAGTCCTCCCGGTTGGATGAAATTGACCGATGGCCCGCAATCTGTCTCGGATTTGGATGATCCAGCCTACCAAACCAAAGCACGCGGCTATGTGGAGAAGATCGCTCAGCGTTATGGGAATCATCCTGCGCTTGACTCCTGGATTTTGTGGAACGAGCCTACCCGTTATATAACCAAGAGCAAATTTGCTATGGAGGCCTATGCAAGGTACATCCGGGAGAACTTCGATACGATCGAAGCCTATAATCAAATTTCGTATACACAATACGAAAGCTTCGAGGCGTTGGCAGCGGATGACGATGAGGGGAGTCAGCTGAATGCGCAGCCGTTTCAATCTTTTGCCGAACGGCTCAGTTGGTCGCGGTTTTCTGTGTACAACATGAATCAGCAGTTGGCTTGGATCCGGGATGTTATTCGGGAAAATGGCTCTAGCCACGAGGTCCACATTAATCCTCATAATCTTGGGGCTGAGATGCAAGGCGGGGGACAATCCATCTGGCAGCAGAGTGAGGTCGTTGATTTCCTTGGTTGTTCGGCGCATCCGATGTGGCATTCGCTGCGCTTTCCGGAGAAGAGGTGGGGGCAGTCGGTCGCTTTCTTCGCCGACTTGATGAAGAGCGCAACGCGCCACCCGGACGGAAAGTTCTGGGTCACAGAGCTTCAGGGCGGGCTGACCTTATACTCCGCTGGCCAGGCATACACACCATCCAAGGAGGTTATCCGCGAATGGATCTGGGAGGGCTTGGGCAGCGGGGCCAAAGCCGTTGTCTTCTGGTGTTTCAATGCCCGGAACTCGGGCTACGAAGCAGGGGAATGGGCGCTTCTGAACCCGTGGGGCGGTTCATCGCCAAGGCTCGAGGCCGTGAAGGAAGCGGCTGGCGTCATTGCGGAGCATCAGCCATTGTTCGATCTGAGCAGAAGCGAAGCAGCGCATGTCATGGTGCTATATTCGGAAGCCTCCTGGGCGCTCGGCGCTGTTGAAGGCACTGGTCATGACCCCGGCAATCCGCGCAATGTCAATATGTATGCGGATGCGCTGGCAGGCGCGTACCTCATGTTCTCCGACCTGTCTGCGGAAGTCATCTTTATCAATGAAGATCGGTTGGTACATGAGGGGATACCGGAGGCGATCCAGGTGTTTGTGCTGCCGAATACAATTGTGCTTGGATTGGCAGAAATAGAAGTGCTCAGGGCTTATGTAAGTCGTGGCGGTTTGTTAATCGCCGATGGATTGATCGGAATGAAAGACCGCAATGGCAAATTGGATCCGGCAACGATGCTTGAAGCATCCCAACTGCTCGGAGCTCAATTCAAGGATATTGTGACAGATGGAGAATCCTTTAGCATTACTGGACTTCATGGCAGCGAATGGCCGGGTTGGTTTTATCGGCTGCCGCTTGAACCGCTGGGTAGCGCTGAGGTCTGGGGGCGATTCACAGATGGAAGTGCGGCCATGGTCAAAGAGGAATGCGGATCAGGTGGCCAAGTTATTCGGATAGGCACCAACTTTTTCCAACACTATTTTGCTAAACCAGATGTCCGCTTGTTGTCCCTGCTTCAAGAGCACGCGGGTAAGCGCATCGATGGAACTGTCAGGCTGGCGAACAGCCATGCGGATTTGAGGATGAGAACATTAGAGCATCCCGAAGGCGTGATCTTAATTATTATGAATAAGGGACTTGAAACGACGGCCAACCTGTCGTTTGCCGTAGCAGGTCAACTCAAGAGTCTTACGAAGACGGGGGAAGCGTCGGTCTTGCGAGTGCAAGCAAGTGAGACGCTGCCGTGGCAGATTGCGCAGGAAGATGTGACAGTTCTCTTTTTTCAACAACAAGGTCCAAGGAGATGA